Sequence from the Candidatus Angelobacter sp. genome:
ATCCGCCGTCGGAGAAGGACTCGACAATCATCTACATTCTGGGACGGCAGTTCAACTGGAACGGCCATTACGCCGGACCGGACGGCAAGATGGGCAAACAGGACTCCTTGCTTTCTTCGGCGAGCGACCCCTTTGGCGTGGATCGCAAGGGCGACCCCGACGCGAAGGACGACGTGGTGGTGCAGGGCAATTTTGTCGTCCCGGTGAACAAACCGGTGATACTCCACATCAGTTCACTGGACGTGATTCACAGTTTCGCCATTCGCTCGATGCGCACCTGCCAGGACGCCACTCCCGGTCTCAGCATCGCCACCTGGTTTACGCCGGACAAGGAAGGGGAATATAGAATCGCCTGCGCGCAACTCTGCGGCAACGGGCATTACAGCATGGGGGCGTTGCTGAAAGTGGTCTCGCAGCCGGAATACGACAAGTGGCTCGCCGAAAAGGCCGAGGCGGCCAAAAAGGCCACGGCAGCTCCGGTCAGTTACGAATAGACCGGCCGGTTCCTTTCGCGAATTGAGCGCCGCCGTTCGATGGCCGCCATTCCCGCCTTCTCGTCGAGGTGCGCATTCGCGGCAGATTCGTCATGAACAAACCCACTCGCTCGGTTGAATTGATCGTTTGGGGCGGTCTGGCGCTGGTCATGGCCGTCATCTTTGGCGCCTACTTCTCCGCCAGACTCCGTGCGGCGCGACACCCGCTTCCCGTTCTAGCGACCGTTTCAGACTTCGCGTTGACCAACCAGTTCGGGCGCTCCGTGACACTGGAGGATTTGCGCGGTAAGGTCTGGATCGCTGACATCATTTTTACC
This genomic interval carries:
- a CDS encoding cytochrome c oxidase subunit II, giving the protein MTNTFGYWFKHSVLSLPVLASKHGEDVDNLIVYVHALMGVLFVGWLGYFLYALFRFRKTNHPRADYVGVKGHMSNYLEVGVALVEAVLLIGFAVPLWAKVASNPPSEKDSTIIYILGRQFNWNGHYAGPDGKMGKQDSLLSSASDPFGVDRKGDPDAKDDVVVQGNFVVPVNKPVILHISSLDVIHSFAIRSMRTCQDATPGLSIATWFTPDKEGEYRIACAQLCGNGHYSMGALLKVVSQPEYDKWLAEKAEAAKKATAAPVSYE